In Deltaproteobacteria bacterium, a single window of DNA contains:
- a CDS encoding tetratricopeptide repeat protein, which produces MRRQGKLDESLRFFEQALAATDDDEHLYFNTGQVYSQMGNREAARPLLIKALELNPDFTEAAELLEKINRS; this is translated from the coding sequence TTGCGGCGCCAGGGGAAATTAGATGAGTCTCTCAGGTTTTTTGAACAGGCTCTTGCGGCCACGGATGACGATGAGCACCTGTATTTCAATACCGGTCAGGTTTACTCCCAGATGGGCAACAGGGAGGCCGCACGGCCGCTTTTAATAAAAGCCCTGGAGCTTAACCCCGACTTTACAGAAGCCGCGGAATTATTAGAGAAGATAAATAGATCTTGA
- a CDS encoding septal ring lytic transglycosylase RlpA family protein, producing the protein MGLGRQKINLVYLILGALAAVLIGAYLAGCASILPGSRSTEKPKPPKATTRLPAETPARKSYPLSGQSYTLKGQRYWILASAQSYVEKGVASWYGRKFHGKKTASGERYNMYDMTAAHKTLPLGTWVKVTNLSNFQDVTVKINDRGPFVKGRIIDLSYIAARLVGLVGKGTAWVRVEALGVPEERKVDGEMISVLVQPRSYTEGRFTVQVGSFREKGNAEALQARLKKRYDNVRIEIFEFSNTTFYRVRVSEKRTIGQAMDLQARLEKEGFEGCFVVAR; encoded by the coding sequence ATGGGCTTGGGCCGGCAAAAGATCAACCTGGTCTATCTTATTCTGGGCGCCCTGGCGGCCGTTCTAATCGGCGCGTACCTGGCCGGTTGCGCCTCCATCCTTCCGGGCTCTCGCTCGACAGAAAAACCCAAGCCGCCCAAAGCCACAACCCGGCTTCCGGCTGAGACACCCGCCAGGAAATCCTACCCTCTATCAGGCCAGTCTTACACCCTCAAAGGTCAGCGCTATTGGATTCTGGCCTCCGCCCAAAGCTACGTCGAGAAAGGCGTCGCTTCCTGGTATGGCCGAAAATTTCACGGCAAGAAAACAGCCAGCGGTGAACGCTACAATATGTATGATATGACGGCCGCTCATAAAACCCTGCCTCTAGGTACCTGGGTTAAAGTAACCAATCTATCGAATTTTCAAGATGTGACTGTGAAGATCAACGACCGGGGTCCGTTTGTTAAAGGCCGGATCATTGATCTGAGTTATATTGCGGCGAGGCTGGTTGGGCTGGTTGGAAAAGGAACAGCCTGGGTGCGCGTGGAAGCCCTGGGGGTCCCTGAAGAAAGGAAGGTTGACGGAGAGATGATCTCTGTCCTTGTCCAGCCCAGGAGCTACACCGAAGGCCGGTTCACGGTTCAGGTTGGCTCTTTTCGGGAAAAGGGCAATGCAGAGGCCTTACAGGCCAGATTGAAGAAGCGCTACGATAACGTTCGCATAGAAATCTTTGAGTTTAGCAATACCACCTTCTACCGCGTCCGGGTCTCTGAAAAAAGGACGATCGGCCAGGCCATGGATCTGCAGGCCCGGCTGGAGAAAGAAGGATTTGAAGGCTGCTTTGTGGTAGCCCGCTAG
- the tmk gene encoding dTMP kinase, translating to MTGPRVRSSHQGLEQGVFVVFEGIDGAGKTTQAFILKEHIEKQGLEAVYVKEPTSGPWGQKIKDIARHGRNKISLEEELNYFIFDREEDVRENIRPALDRRSVVIADRYFYSTIAYQSALGLDPEEIRAKNAKFPVPDLVILLDISPELSRQRITANRKEQANKGYEQLGLLTAVKKAYETLQDSNIVRLDGRLNIETTARQVWDKVEPLLTRRLIRVG from the coding sequence ATGACAGGCCCCCGGGTGCGCAGCAGTCATCAAGGCCTCGAACAAGGAGTCTTTGTCGTCTTTGAAGGCATTGACGGCGCTGGCAAGACGACCCAGGCCTTTATATTGAAAGAACATATAGAAAAGCAAGGCCTTGAAGCCGTTTATGTCAAAGAGCCCACCTCAGGGCCGTGGGGTCAAAAGATAAAAGACATCGCCCGTCATGGCCGGAATAAAATCTCCTTGGAAGAGGAGCTGAATTATTTTATCTTCGACCGGGAGGAAGACGTCCGGGAGAATATCAGGCCTGCCCTGGACCGGAGGAGCGTTGTTATCGCGGACAGGTATTTTTACAGCACTATTGCTTATCAATCCGCTCTGGGACTGGACCCGGAAGAGATTCGTGCGAAAAACGCCAAGTTTCCTGTGCCTGACTTGGTTATTCTTCTTGATATCTCTCCCGAGCTCAGCCGCCAAAGAATCACCGCCAACAGAAAGGAGCAGGCGAACAAGGGCTATGAGCAGCTGGGTTTACTGACCGCTGTCAAGAAGGCCTATGAAACCCTTCAGGACTCAAATATTGTCAGGTTGGACGGGAGATTAAACATCGAAACCACAGCCCGACAGGTCTGGGACAAGGTGGAACCTCTTTTAACCAGGCGACTGATCCGGGTGGGATGA
- a CDS encoding response regulator, giving the protein MEKNRLKIMIANPNLELRNIIRNYLRLEGYENFTITENGKSAWVKIREAPVDLVVADYELPDMSGLELLAAIRKDKRLKETLFLLISSEVHQDYIARAAELHVDAYLLKPFSHQILANKVNTIFRSRFRPDPGYLTSKEADRLLESGDVEGALLKYKEVIEATKSFMALMHYKIGGAHEKLKQIEEAESSYHEALRVSELHVDSLDALGSLNMKKGKHEDAAGYFK; this is encoded by the coding sequence ATGGAAAAAAACAGATTAAAAATAATGATTGCCAATCCCAATCTTGAATTAAGAAACATCATCCGGAACTATCTGAGGCTTGAAGGCTATGAAAATTTCACTATCACGGAAAATGGGAAGTCTGCCTGGGTTAAAATCAGGGAGGCGCCTGTTGATCTAGTTGTGGCTGACTACGAGCTGCCCGATATGAGCGGGTTGGAGCTTTTGGCTGCCATCAGGAAGGACAAGCGCCTCAAGGAAACCCTGTTTCTTCTTATTTCCTCGGAGGTGCACCAGGACTACATTGCCAGGGCCGCTGAGCTGCATGTTGACGCCTACTTGCTCAAGCCGTTTTCTCACCAGATTCTGGCTAATAAGGTTAATACCATTTTTAGGAGCCGCTTCAGACCGGATCCAGGATACCTCACTTCCAAGGAAGCTGACCGTCTGCTTGAATCCGGAGATGTGGAAGGGGCCTTGCTGAAATACAAAGAGGTTATAGAAGCGACAAAAAGTTTCATGGCCTTGATGCACTATAAAATCGGCGGCGCCCATGAAAAACTTAAGCAAATTGAGGAGGCGGAGTCCAGTTACCATGAAGCGCTCAGGGTGAGCGAACTTCATGTGGATTCGCTGGATGCCTTAGGCAGTCTGAACATGAAAAAAGGCAAGCATGAGGATGCCGCCGGATACTTCAAATAG
- the cobO gene encoding cob(I)yrinic acid a,c-diamide adenosyltransferase, with protein sequence MLAKGYIQVYTGDGKGKTTAALGQAFRSIGRGLKVFIVQFMKAPDSAGEHFSAQAFKEKLTIKPMGRPGFIHPHRLKPEDRMKAQAALEEARAAMLSQEYDVVVLDEVNIAVYFSLLEVQELVKLLDEKPPQVELILTGRNAHPDIIAKADLVSEVKEIKHYYQQGIKAREGIES encoded by the coding sequence ATGCTGGCAAAAGGTTACATTCAGGTCTATACCGGCGATGGTAAAGGGAAGACCACCGCCGCCCTAGGTCAGGCATTCCGATCCATAGGCCGGGGCTTAAAGGTCTTTATCGTCCAGTTTATGAAAGCGCCGGATTCAGCGGGTGAACATTTCTCTGCTCAGGCCTTCAAAGAAAAGCTGACGATAAAGCCCATGGGTCGGCCAGGTTTTATTCACCCTCACAGGCTGAAGCCGGAAGACCGCATGAAGGCGCAGGCCGCCTTGGAAGAGGCTCGGGCCGCCATGTTAAGCCAGGAGTATGACGTGGTCGTTCTGGATGAAGTCAATATAGCTGTTTATTTTTCCCTTCTCGAGGTCCAGGAGCTGGTGAAATTGTTAGACGAGAAACCGCCTCAGGTTGAACTGATCCTCACCGGGCGCAACGCTCATCCAGACATCATTGCCAAAGCGGATCTTGTCTCTGAGGTTAAAGAGATCAAACATTACTACCAGCAGGGAATTAAAGCCCGAGAAGGCATCGAATCTTAA
- a CDS encoding asparaginase: MFRSRRCVPSWTRSASNPRLWTAGFTGPTELHNNCAGKHAAMLVLCVHHGWPIEDYTEGHHPVQKLILSKVAELTGVPTEKIGQGIDGCGVPVFALPFKNLALAFARLAEAAAGSQPEPMARLMKAALDHPEMMAGDDRICTEVMRVGRGRFLAKTGAEGSYALALPDSGLGVALGIEDGHARAVNAAVVEVLLQLGQLSREDTARLAAFHRPVIKNHKGQDVGYIEAIFDLNYQA, encoded by the coding sequence ATTTTCAGGTCGCGGCGGTGCGTTCCATCCTGGACAAGATCGGCCTCAAACCCACGGCTCTGGACTGCGGGGTTCACCGGACCCACGGAGCTTCATAATAATTGCGCGGGCAAGCATGCGGCCATGCTGGTTTTATGCGTGCATCATGGCTGGCCTATTGAGGACTATACCGAAGGCCACCACCCGGTCCAGAAGCTGATCCTGAGCAAGGTCGCGGAGCTGACCGGCGTGCCGACTGAAAAAATCGGGCAGGGCATTGACGGCTGCGGGGTGCCTGTCTTTGCCCTTCCGTTTAAAAACCTGGCTCTGGCCTTTGCGCGGCTGGCCGAAGCCGCAGCCGGTTCTCAACCGGAGCCTATGGCCCGGCTCATGAAAGCCGCCCTGGACCATCCGGAGATGATGGCCGGGGACGATCGGATTTGCACTGAGGTCATGCGCGTCGGGCGCGGGCGGTTTCTGGCTAAAACCGGGGCTGAAGGGAGCTATGCCTTGGCGCTCCCTGACTCCGGCCTGGGTGTGGCGCTGGGCATCGAGGACGGCCACGCCCGGGCTGTGAACGCGGCCGTGGTCGAGGTCTTGCTTCAATTGGGCCAGTTAAGCCGGGAGGATACCGCCAGGCTGGCTGCGTTTCATCGCCCGGTTATCAAGAATCACAAAGGGCAGGATGTGGGATATATTGAGGCAATCTTTGACTTGAATTATCAGGCGTAA
- a CDS encoding formylglycine-generating enzyme family protein codes for MSEQPKAEERPLKKKLVNKIGMEFILIPGGDFIMGTDSLVDDPADLEAVEAAVREQEKQDNYTRYDSAPQHLVRIRSFYIGRTPVTQGQWELVMKRNQASYKGGHDFPIETVHWYEAQEFIERLNEMMNTNAHRLPSEAEWEYACRAGSPGEYCFEGRRARLDHYAWYGANAGFYPRPVAQKKANKFKLFDMHGLVWEWTNSLEKGYPYRADDGREDLEASGVRVVRGGSWNSDPYFLRCGFRDWHLPVHRDHDIGFRLAVS; via the coding sequence ATGTCCGAACAGCCAAAGGCCGAAGAAAGGCCGCTTAAAAAAAAGCTTGTCAATAAGATAGGTATGGAGTTTATCCTTATCCCGGGTGGGGATTTTATCATGGGCACCGATTCCCTGGTAGACGATCCAGCCGATCTGGAGGCGGTCGAGGCCGCTGTTCGAGAACAGGAAAAACAAGACAATTACACCCGTTATGACTCAGCTCCCCAACACCTGGTCCGGATCAGATCTTTTTATATAGGCCGTACACCCGTCACCCAGGGACAGTGGGAGCTGGTCATGAAGCGCAATCAGGCCAGTTATAAAGGCGGGCATGATTTCCCGATAGAGACGGTGCACTGGTATGAAGCTCAGGAGTTCATCGAGCGGCTTAACGAGATGATGAACACAAACGCTCATCGCCTGCCTAGTGAAGCCGAGTGGGAATATGCTTGCCGGGCCGGGTCCCCGGGGGAATACTGCTTTGAAGGACGGCGGGCTCGCCTGGATCACTACGCCTGGTATGGCGCCAACGCCGGATTTTACCCGCGGCCTGTCGCCCAGAAGAAAGCCAATAAATTCAAGTTGTTCGATATGCACGGACTGGTATGGGAATGGACAAACTCCCTGGAAAAAGGTTATCCTTATCGGGCCGATGACGGGCGGGAGGACCTGGAAGCCTCTGGAGTTAGAGTCGTGCGCGGCGGAAGCTGGAACAGCGATCCTTACTTCCTGCGCTGTGGTTTCCGGGACTGGCACCTCCCTGTCCACCGGGACCACGACATTGGATTCCGTCTGGCCGTAAGTTAA
- a CDS encoding HIT family protein encodes MEDCIFCKIVAHEIPSTDVYEDDQFLAFMDINPLARGHCLLIPKAHHQDIFTIPEDLLRDLISAAQRLARAVKTGLKADGVYIWQANGRAASQLIPHFHIHCLPRWDDDRLDMGSWEAGQGDMEDIKAAAEEIKKGL; translated from the coding sequence ATGGAAGATTGTATTTTTTGCAAGATCGTCGCTCATGAAATACCCTCGACCGATGTTTACGAGGATGATCAATTCCTGGCCTTCATGGACATTAACCCTTTGGCGCGCGGGCATTGCCTTCTCATCCCAAAGGCTCATCACCAGGATATCTTCACCATACCTGAAGATCTTCTGCGTGACCTCATTTCCGCGGCCCAGCGTCTGGCCAGGGCCGTGAAAACGGGTTTGAAAGCGGATGGCGTTTACATCTGGCAGGCCAACGGCCGGGCCGCCTCGCAGCTGATTCCTCACTTTCACATCCATTGTCTCCCGCGCTGGGACGATGACAGGCTCGACATGGGTAGCTGGGAAGCAGGACAAGGCGACATGGAAGATATCAAGGCTGCGGCCGAGGAGATTAAAAAGGGATTATAA
- a CDS encoding integration host factor subunit alpha, whose product MAVTKEKIITQVYEKTGLSKSRSREVVENLLEIIKSTLAQEENILISGFGKFVVKHKRPRRGRNPQTNQDLQLRARKVVVFKTSGVLRRKINGLADE is encoded by the coding sequence ATGGCCGTCACGAAGGAGAAGATAATCACCCAGGTCTACGAGAAGACTGGTCTGAGTAAAAGTCGGTCCCGCGAGGTCGTGGAAAACCTCCTTGAAATCATCAAGAGCACCCTGGCTCAGGAAGAAAATATCCTCATTAGCGGCTTTGGCAAGTTCGTGGTCAAACACAAAAGACCACGCCGCGGACGCAACCCGCAGACTAACCAGGACCTTCAGCTTCGAGCTCGTAAGGTCGTTGTTTTCAAGACTTCCGGGGTGCTGCGTCGCAAGATTAACGGCCTTGCGGACGAGTGA